A single genomic interval of Mangifera indica cultivar Alphonso chromosome 5, CATAS_Mindica_2.1, whole genome shotgun sequence harbors:
- the LOC123217158 gene encoding ABC transporter G family member 7 isoform X1, whose protein sequence is MVRFGGKKVVQLAAGIGGNSVGQLLAAVAVTLLLRVFSGPGPALLPDNNESVVSDDDDQNDDVAEGNDSSEAQVDGKVVPVTIRWRNITCSLSDKSSKSVRFLLKDVSGEAKPGRLLAIMGPSGSGKTTLLNVLAGQLMSSPRICLSGLLEVNGRPNSNKAYKFAFVRQEDLFFSQLTVRETISLAAELQFPEISSVEERDEYVNSLLFKLGLVSCADSNVGDAKVRGISGGEKKRLSLACELIASPSVIFADEPTTGLDAFQAEKVMETLRQLAQDGHTVICSIHQPRGSVYSKFDDIVLLTEGVLVYAGPARDEPLAYFSKFGYRCPDHVNPAEFLADLISIDYSSSESVYASQKRIDALVEAFSQQSSTILYATPLKRREDSKNFKKLRKNTTVKKGGWLRQFWLLLRRAWMQASRDGPTNKVRARMSVASAIIFGSVFWKMGRSQTSIQDRMGLLQVTAINTAMAALTKTVGVFPKERAIVDRERAKGSYTLGPYLLSKLIAEIPVGAAFPLMFGAVLYPMARLHPSLSRFGRFCGIVTMESFAASAMGLTVGAMVPTTEAAMAVGPSLMTVFIVFGGYYVNAENTPIIFRWIPRVSLIRWAFQGLCINEFSGLQFDHQNSFDIQTGEQALERLSFGGSRIGDTVMAQSKILLFWYCITYLLLEKNKPKYKQLEPPPLGQKQPKLQLEPLETDSAPLMEQVKSNQQLDPPPTPPPLDQVIPFILEGAK, encoded by the exons ATGGTGCGTTTTGGCGGGAAGAAGGTGGTCCAGCTAGCGGCGGGAATTGGCGGGAACAGTGTGGGCCAGCTTCTGGCGGCTGTTGCTGTGACGCTTTTGCTCCGCGTGTTTTCCGGGCCCGGCCCGGCTTTATTACCGGATAATAACGAGTCTGTCGTTAGTGACGATGATGACCAAAATGACGACGTCGCCGAAGGTAACGATAGCAGTGAAGCTCAGGTTGACGGTAAAGTTGTCCCTGTCACCATCCGTTGGCGTAACATCACGTGCTCCCTCTCTGATAAATCGTCAAAATCT GTGCGGTTTTTGCTTAAAGATGTAAGTGGAGAGGCAAAACCTGGAAGATTATTGGCTATAATGGGACCATCAGGGTCGGGAAAAACAACATTGTTAAATGTTCTGGCGGGTCAGCTAATGTCATCTCCCCGTATATGTTTATCTGGGCTTTTGGAGGTCAATGGAAGGCCTAATTCCAACAAAGCTTATAA GTTTGCCTTTGTGAGACAGGAGGACCTTTTTTTCTCACAGTTGACTGTACGAGAAACAATCTCTCTGGCTGCTGAACTTCAGTTTCCAGAGATATCTTCTGTAGAAGAGAGAGATGAATATGTGAACAGCCTCTTATTTAAGCTAGGCTTG gTTAGTTGTGCTGACTCCAATGTTGGTGATGCAAAAGTGCGAGGAATCAGTGGGGGTGAAAAAAAACGTCTATCCCTTGCATGTGAACTGATTGCAAGCCCATCTGTCATATTTGCTGATGAACCCACTACTG GGCTTGACGCTTTTCAGGCAGAGAAAGTAATGGAAACTCTACGACAGCTCGCACAAGATGGGCATACTGTAATCTGCTCCATACACCAGCCGAGAGGTTCTGTGTATAGTAAATTTGACGACATTGTGCTGCTAACAGAGGGTGTGCTTGTTTATGCGGGTCCTGCTCGTGATGAACCATTGGCATACTTCTCAAAATTTGG GTATCGTTGCCCAGATCATGTGAATCCTGCTGAATTTCTTGCTGATCTCATATCCATTGACTACAGCTCTTCTGAAAGTGTCTACGCTTCTCAGAAAAGGATAGATGCTCTGGTTGAGGCTTTCTCGCAACAGTCATCGACAATTCTTTATGCCACTCCACTTAAAAGAAGAGAAGACtccaaaaactttaagaaaTTAAGGAAGAATACTACAGTTAAGAAAGGCGGTTGGTTGAGGCAATTCTGGTTGCTCCTTAGACGTGCATGGATGCAG GCCTCTAGGGATGGACCAACAAACAAAGTTCGAGCAAGAATGTCAGTTGCTTCAGCTATAATATTTGGGTCAGTTTTCTGGAAAATGGGAAGATCTCAGACATCAATTCAAGACAGGATGGGACTGCTTCAG GTCACTGCTATAAACACAGCAATGGCTGCTCTAACAAAGACTGTGGGTGTGTTTCCTAAAGAACGTGCAATTGTGGACAGGGAACGTGCAAAGGGGTCTTATACTTTAGGCCCCTATCTGCTTTCTAAATTAATAGCTGAGATTCCTGTTGGGGCAGCATTTCCTCTAATGTTTGGAGCTGTGCTGTACCCCATGGCTCGTCTTCATCCTTCCTTGTccag gTTTGGAAGGTTCTGTGGAATAGTGACTATGGAATCTTTTGCTGCATCTGCAATGGGCCTAACTGTAGGGGCTATGGTTCCAACCACAGAAGCTGCAATGGCTGTGGGGCCCTCACTTATGACAGTTTTTATTGTATTTGGAGGATATTATGTCAATGCAGAGAATACACCAATTATCTTCCGCTGGATTCCCCGTGTTTCACTGATAAGATG GGCCTTTCAAGGGCTTTGCATCAATGAATTTAGTGGTCTTCAATTCGATCATcagaattcatttgatattcaAACAGGAGAACAG GCTCTAGAACGGCTTTCATTTGGAGGAAGTCGCATTGGGGATACAGTGATGGCTCAAAGTAAAATCTTATTGTTTTGGTACTGCATCACTTACCTTCTCCTAGAGAAAAACAAGCCCAAATACAAGCAGCTTGAGCCACCGCCTCTTGGGCAAAAGCAACCGAAGCTACAACTTGAACCTTTAGAAACTGACTCGGCTCCTCTGATGGAGCAAGTCAAATCAAACCAGCAGCTTGATCCACCTCCAACTCCACCTCCACTTGACCAAGTAATTCCATTTATCCTAGAAG GTGCTAAGTAA
- the LOC123217158 gene encoding ABC transporter G family member 7 isoform X2, with product MVRFGGKKVVQLAAGIGGNSVGQLLAAVAVTLLLRVFSGPGPALLPDNNESVVSDDDDQNDDVAEGNDSSEAQVDGKVVPVTIRWRNITCSLSDKSSKSVRFLLKDVSGEAKPGRLLAIMGPSGSGKTTLLNVLAGQLMSSPRICLSGLLEVNGRPNSNKAYKFAFVRQEDLFFSQLTVRETISLAAELQFPEISSVEERDEYVNSLLFKLGLVSCADSNVGDAKVRGISGGEKKRLSLACELIASPSVIFADEPTTGLDAFQAEKVMETLRQLAQDGHTVICSIHQPRGSVYSKFDDIVLLTEGVLVYAGPARDEPLAYFSKFGYRCPDHVNPAEFLADLISIDYSSSESVYASQKRIDALVEAFSQQSSTILYATPLKRREDSKNFKKLRKNTTVKKGGWLRQFWLLLRRAWMQASRDGPTNKVRARMSVASAIIFGSVFWKMGRSQTSIQDRMGLLQVTAINTAMAALTKTVGVFPKERAIVDRERAKGSYTLGPYLLSKLIAEIPVGAAFPLMFGAVLYPMARLHPSLSRFGRFCGIVTMESFAASAMGLTVGAMVPTTEAAMAVGPSLMTVFIVFGGYYVNAENTPIIFRWIPRVSLIRWAFQGLCINEFSGLQFDHQNSFDIQTGEQALERLSFGGSRIGDTVMAQSKILLFWYCITYLLLEKNKPKYKQLEPPPLGQKQPKLQLEPLETDSAPLMEQVKSNQQLDPPPTPPPLDQVLSNGDVLP from the exons ATGGTGCGTTTTGGCGGGAAGAAGGTGGTCCAGCTAGCGGCGGGAATTGGCGGGAACAGTGTGGGCCAGCTTCTGGCGGCTGTTGCTGTGACGCTTTTGCTCCGCGTGTTTTCCGGGCCCGGCCCGGCTTTATTACCGGATAATAACGAGTCTGTCGTTAGTGACGATGATGACCAAAATGACGACGTCGCCGAAGGTAACGATAGCAGTGAAGCTCAGGTTGACGGTAAAGTTGTCCCTGTCACCATCCGTTGGCGTAACATCACGTGCTCCCTCTCTGATAAATCGTCAAAATCT GTGCGGTTTTTGCTTAAAGATGTAAGTGGAGAGGCAAAACCTGGAAGATTATTGGCTATAATGGGACCATCAGGGTCGGGAAAAACAACATTGTTAAATGTTCTGGCGGGTCAGCTAATGTCATCTCCCCGTATATGTTTATCTGGGCTTTTGGAGGTCAATGGAAGGCCTAATTCCAACAAAGCTTATAA GTTTGCCTTTGTGAGACAGGAGGACCTTTTTTTCTCACAGTTGACTGTACGAGAAACAATCTCTCTGGCTGCTGAACTTCAGTTTCCAGAGATATCTTCTGTAGAAGAGAGAGATGAATATGTGAACAGCCTCTTATTTAAGCTAGGCTTG gTTAGTTGTGCTGACTCCAATGTTGGTGATGCAAAAGTGCGAGGAATCAGTGGGGGTGAAAAAAAACGTCTATCCCTTGCATGTGAACTGATTGCAAGCCCATCTGTCATATTTGCTGATGAACCCACTACTG GGCTTGACGCTTTTCAGGCAGAGAAAGTAATGGAAACTCTACGACAGCTCGCACAAGATGGGCATACTGTAATCTGCTCCATACACCAGCCGAGAGGTTCTGTGTATAGTAAATTTGACGACATTGTGCTGCTAACAGAGGGTGTGCTTGTTTATGCGGGTCCTGCTCGTGATGAACCATTGGCATACTTCTCAAAATTTGG GTATCGTTGCCCAGATCATGTGAATCCTGCTGAATTTCTTGCTGATCTCATATCCATTGACTACAGCTCTTCTGAAAGTGTCTACGCTTCTCAGAAAAGGATAGATGCTCTGGTTGAGGCTTTCTCGCAACAGTCATCGACAATTCTTTATGCCACTCCACTTAAAAGAAGAGAAGACtccaaaaactttaagaaaTTAAGGAAGAATACTACAGTTAAGAAAGGCGGTTGGTTGAGGCAATTCTGGTTGCTCCTTAGACGTGCATGGATGCAG GCCTCTAGGGATGGACCAACAAACAAAGTTCGAGCAAGAATGTCAGTTGCTTCAGCTATAATATTTGGGTCAGTTTTCTGGAAAATGGGAAGATCTCAGACATCAATTCAAGACAGGATGGGACTGCTTCAG GTCACTGCTATAAACACAGCAATGGCTGCTCTAACAAAGACTGTGGGTGTGTTTCCTAAAGAACGTGCAATTGTGGACAGGGAACGTGCAAAGGGGTCTTATACTTTAGGCCCCTATCTGCTTTCTAAATTAATAGCTGAGATTCCTGTTGGGGCAGCATTTCCTCTAATGTTTGGAGCTGTGCTGTACCCCATGGCTCGTCTTCATCCTTCCTTGTccag gTTTGGAAGGTTCTGTGGAATAGTGACTATGGAATCTTTTGCTGCATCTGCAATGGGCCTAACTGTAGGGGCTATGGTTCCAACCACAGAAGCTGCAATGGCTGTGGGGCCCTCACTTATGACAGTTTTTATTGTATTTGGAGGATATTATGTCAATGCAGAGAATACACCAATTATCTTCCGCTGGATTCCCCGTGTTTCACTGATAAGATG GGCCTTTCAAGGGCTTTGCATCAATGAATTTAGTGGTCTTCAATTCGATCATcagaattcatttgatattcaAACAGGAGAACAG GCTCTAGAACGGCTTTCATTTGGAGGAAGTCGCATTGGGGATACAGTGATGGCTCAAAGTAAAATCTTATTGTTTTGGTACTGCATCACTTACCTTCTCCTAGAGAAAAACAAGCCCAAATACAAGCAGCTTGAGCCACCGCCTCTTGGGCAAAAGCAACCGAAGCTACAACTTGAACCTTTAGAAACTGACTCGGCTCCTCTGATGGAGCAAGTCAAATCAAACCAGCAGCTTGATCCACCTCCAACTCCACCTCCACTTGACCAA GTGCTAAGTAACGGAGATGTCTTGCCATAA